From the genome of Candidatus Dadabacteria bacterium:
AGCGGTTCCCGCGTGAAAAATTACGGTCTCGCGGGTATCGGAAAAATCCATGAGTTTTTTAAGCTCGACCCCCTTGTCGTAGCTTCCCGGGTAACCCTTAGAAGCCATGACGACGCAGACGCAGAAGCCGTCTTTCCATTCTATAGGATCCGTCTTCATCTCGCCCCGGGCTATTGAATAAAGGATAGGAACGATGTCCGATTCCATTCTCATAAGAAGAGGCTGGGCTTCGGGGTCGCCGAGGCGGCAGTTAAATTCAAGCACCTTGAGGTCATCGTCCTTTATCATCAGTCCGGCGTAGAGAATCCCCCTGTAAGTTCTCTCCTCGGATTTCATCGCCCGCACGGTTGGAACCATGACTTCGTCAATTATTCTCTGCCTAAGCTGGTCGGTAACCACGGGGGCGGGAGTGTAAGCCCCCATGCCTCCCGTGTTCGGTCCCCTGTCTCCGTCAAAGATTGGCTTATGGTCTTGGGAAGGCTCGAGAGGAAGTACGGTTTCCCCGTCGGTAAAGGCAAAAAAGGAAGCCTCCTCGCCCGTAAGAAATTCCTCTATCACGACCTTCGTTCCTGCCTCGCCGAACGCTCCGCGCTCCATCATTGAGCGAAGCGCCTCCTCTCCCTCTGCCTGAGAAGAGCATATGATAACGCCCTTGCCGGCGGCGAGACCGTCTGCCTTCACCACGAAAGGGGGCTCGCTCTCCCCTATCTTGGCAATCGCCTGCCCGATATCGGTGAACACGGAATATTCTCCGGTTGGAATTCCGTATTTCTTCATAAGGTTTTTTGAGAAACTCTTGCTTCCTTCAAGCTCCGCCGCGGCTCTAGAGGGACCAAAAACCAAAAGACCCTCTTTTTCAAAAAAATCTGTTATTCCTTCACAAAGAGGCTGTTCGGGACCGACAACTGTAAGATCCACCGACTCTTTCTTGACGAACTGCGCAAGCGAATCAAAATCTCCGACGCCGATAGCCACACACTCGGCATGGCGGCTTATCCCGGCGTTTCCGGGAGCACAGTAGGTTTTCTCCACAAGAGGGCTTTGGCTTATTTTCCAGCAGAGCGCATGCTCCCTCCCGCCACCTCCGACGACAAGTACTTTCATTTGAAACCTCTTATAAAATTAGATGCAAGGATATCATTGTGCCCGGCAAAGGCGTGATATCATTCAACCGTGACAACCTTGGCCAGATTCCTCGGCTGATCAACATCTGTCCCCAGAATATTGGCTATGTGGTAAGCCATAAACTGAACGGGGATAACCGATACCATCGGGCTTACAAGGTAAGAACTTTTCGGAATCACTATCTTCCTGTCCCTTTCGTCGGGAAGTCGAAGCTCTCTATCCGACGTTATGAAAATTATTCGCCCTCCCCTGGCCTTTACCTCCTGAAAATTTCCAAGGAGCTTTTTGTAATATACATCCTCTTCCGGAGCTATAAACACAACGGGCATGTTCCTGTCTATAAGAGCTATGGGACCGTGCTTCATCTCCCCGGCGGCATATCCTTCGGCGTGGATGTATGAAATCTCTTTTAGCTTAAGCGCTCCTTCAAGGGCCACGGGGTAATTAATTCCCCGGCCCAGATATATAAAATTCCTGTAACCGTAAAAATCTCTTGAAAGCTCCCTGAGACGTTCATCGAGCCCAAGAACTTCCTGCTGGAGTTTTGAAACCGATATGGCATCGGCTATCAGCTGCCTAGCCCTTTTTGAATCAACCGTCTTCCTTGAAATCGCTAGATATACGGAAAGAAGATAGAACGCCATTATCTGCGTCGTGAAAGACTTTGTGGAGGCAACCCCGATCTCAGGTCCCGCCTTTGTAGCTATGACGCAGTCAGACTCTCTTGAGATTTTGCTCAGCGCAACGTTCGTTATTCCGATTGAGTTCATGCCAAGATCCTTTGCCTTCGAAAGGGCCTCCGAGGTGTCCGCGGTCTCGCCCGACTGAGAAACCGCGATAAAAAGGGTGTCGGGGCCAACGACCGGATTTCTGTGTCGGAACTCCGATGCAAGCTCCACCTGGGTGTTCACTCCCGCGACTTCCTCTACCATGTACTTTCCTATGAGGGAGGCGTGGTATGAGGTGCCGCAGGCCGCGATAACGATTCTCTGCGCTCCCTGGAGAAGCGAGGGGTCCACGTCCTCGAGAACCACCTTCCTCATGTCCGCCGTGAATTTCCCCCGAAGCGTATCGAAGATGGCCGCGGGCTGTTCGAAAATTTCCTTCAGCATGTAATGGCGATATCCTGACTTCTCGGTTACCGAAGGGTCCCAGTCCACAACCGTCGGGTCTCTGCTAACTTCACTGCCGGCGGCGTCGGTTACGGAAATGCCGTTTTCTTCCAGAACCACGAAATCGTTATCCTCAAGGAAAATAAATTCCCTAGTGTAGGGCAGAATCGCAGGGATGTCTGAAGCCAGAAAACATTCGTTTCCGTTGCGCGCTATTATAAGGGGAGAGAAACGCCTGGTGGCGATTATCTTCCCGGGTTCTGTATCCGACATGACCGCCACAGCGTAAGAGCCCTCTATTTTCTCAAAGGCTTTTCTCGTTGACTCAAGAAGAGAGTTTCCTTTTTCCGTAAAATCGCGGATCAGATGAGAGATGACCTCGGTATCGGTATCGGAGCAAAATTCATAACCTGCGGCAACAAGTTCCTCCTTAAGCTCGGGATAATTTTCCACTATTCCGTTATGCACTACGCTTACCGGACCGGATACCTGAGGGTGGGCGTTTCGCTCCGAGGGATCGCCGTGGGTGGCCCATCTGGTGTGAGCGATGCCGAGTGAAGAGGTCACTTCGCAGTCTTTTAGCTTGGCGAAAAGGTTTTCAAGTTTTCCCTCGCTTCTTATGACGCGGGAACGGCCGTTCTCGACAAAGCATATCCCGGAAGAATCGTAACCCCTGTACTCCAATCTCCCCAAGCTTTCGCAGAGAACGCTTTTGGTTCTGTCCGAACTTCCCACGTATCCCACTATTCCGCACATTTCAGGATTTCCTCTTCTTTGCCCTTTTTCTCTCCGCCCAGCCGGTTATCTCCTTC
Proteins encoded in this window:
- the purD gene encoding phosphoribosylamine--glycine ligase, with protein sequence MKVLVVGGGGREHALCWKISQSPLVEKTYCAPGNAGISRHAECVAIGVGDFDSLAQFVKKESVDLTVVGPEQPLCEGITDFFEKEGLLVFGPSRAAAELEGSKSFSKNLMKKYGIPTGEYSVFTDIGQAIAKIGESEPPFVVKADGLAAGKGVIICSSQAEGEEALRSMMERGAFGEAGTKVVIEEFLTGEEASFFAFTDGETVLPLEPSQDHKPIFDGDRGPNTGGMGAYTPAPVVTDQLRQRIIDEVMVPTVRAMKSEERTYRGILYAGLMIKDDDLKVLEFNCRLGDPEAQPLLMRMESDIVPILYSIARGEMKTDPIEWKDGFCVCVVMASKGYPGSYDKGVELKKLMDFSDTRETVIFHAGTAFSEGRLVTSGGRVLGVTSHGDTIEESIRSAYKAVDSISDENLIYRTDIGKKALLRVGP
- the glmS gene encoding glutamine--fructose-6-phosphate transaminase (isomerizing) → MCGIVGYVGSSDRTKSVLCESLGRLEYRGYDSSGICFVENGRSRVIRSEGKLENLFAKLKDCEVTSSLGIAHTRWATHGDPSERNAHPQVSGPVSVVHNGIVENYPELKEELVAAGYEFCSDTDTEVISHLIRDFTEKGNSLLESTRKAFEKIEGSYAVAVMSDTEPGKIIATRRFSPLIIARNGNECFLASDIPAILPYTREFIFLEDNDFVVLEENGISVTDAAGSEVSRDPTVVDWDPSVTEKSGYRHYMLKEIFEQPAAIFDTLRGKFTADMRKVVLEDVDPSLLQGAQRIVIAACGTSYHASLIGKYMVEEVAGVNTQVELASEFRHRNPVVGPDTLFIAVSQSGETADTSEALSKAKDLGMNSIGITNVALSKISRESDCVIATKAGPEIGVASTKSFTTQIMAFYLLSVYLAISRKTVDSKRARQLIADAISVSKLQQEVLGLDERLRELSRDFYGYRNFIYLGRGINYPVALEGALKLKEISYIHAEGYAAGEMKHGPIALIDRNMPVVFIAPEEDVYYKKLLGNFQEVKARGGRIIFITSDRELRLPDERDRKIVIPKSSYLVSPMVSVIPVQFMAYHIANILGTDVDQPRNLAKVVTVE